One Roseimaritima multifibrata DNA window includes the following coding sequences:
- a CDS encoding thioredoxin family protein, whose protein sequence is MSSSNVLGNSNSQPQPPSDPAPASGRGILHRLWQAFWLTFLVVSLAYAWYCFYVPSNSVVWAENYAAAQQQAVQSDKPIILFFTGDWCVPCRIMKRNVWADDEVAATVNAKFVPVMLDVNDPGAVDALKRYSVGSTPKTVVADKDGNVLRQRDGGITKSEFLDLLHLENGSGTEGL, encoded by the coding sequence ATGAGTTCAAGCAATGTGTTAGGGAACTCAAATTCCCAGCCGCAACCACCTTCGGATCCTGCCCCGGCCAGCGGTCGCGGCATCCTTCATCGTCTGTGGCAAGCGTTTTGGCTCACATTTCTTGTGGTATCGCTAGCTTATGCTTGGTATTGCTTTTACGTCCCCTCCAACAGCGTCGTCTGGGCCGAGAACTACGCTGCGGCGCAGCAACAGGCGGTCCAATCTGACAAACCCATTATTCTCTTCTTCACAGGGGATTGGTGCGTTCCTTGCCGGATAATGAAACGGAACGTTTGGGCAGACGACGAGGTCGCGGCTACGGTGAATGCCAAGTTCGTCCCCGTAATGTTAGACGTAAATGATCCCGGTGCCGTTGACGCGTTAAAACGATACAGCGTCGGCAGTACGCCGAAGACGGTCGTTGCGGATAAGGACGGCAATGTTCTGCGGCAGAGAGATGGAGGGATAACCAAATCCGAATTCCTCGACCTACTTCATCTCGAAAATGGCTCGGGCACCGAAGGCCTATGA